One genomic window of Lytechinus variegatus isolate NC3 chromosome 1, Lvar_3.0, whole genome shotgun sequence includes the following:
- the LOC121409333 gene encoding histone deacetylase complex subunit SAP30L-like, with translation MKEKSSPFKSSSMKSSMNPSTTKLSSSTSSQRKMNGFSTTEDDSRDSGHGQICCLVDDGQRCSRPAGNACYSKRIAKTVQQRKLKLTIDHSVRHIYICDFHKSMIQSVRSTKKRKKGSDEDGGISPDHDLDVPEVDLFHLQVNTLRRYKRHYKIQTKPGLNKAQLADMVARHFRTIPVREKEALTYFIYMVKNNKSRFDQKHDHS, from the exons atgaaagagaaaagcAGCCCATTTAAATCTAGCTCAATGAAATCGAGCATGAATCCTTCGACGACAAAATTGTCGTCTTCAACATCATCGCAGCGCAAGATGAATGGCTTTAGTACAACAGAGGATGACAGTCGTGACTCTGGACATGGTCAGATATGTTGTTTGGTGGACGATGGTCAGCGCTGTTCAAGGCCGGCAGGGAATGCATGCTATAGTAAACGTATTGCTAAGACAGTTCAACAGAGGAAATTAAAACTGACCATTGATCACAGT GTGAGGCATATCTATATCTGTGACTTTCACAAGTCTATGATACAAAGTGTTCGTAGTaccaagaagaggaagaaaggaagtgatgaagatggtggaaTATCTCCAGATCATGATCTTGATGTACCAGAG gttgatttgtttcatttacaagtGAATACTTTAAGAAGATACAAGAGACATTATAAGATTCAGACCAAACCAGGGCTCAACAAGGCACAACTTGCTGAT ATGGTTGCCAGGCATTTCAGGACCATTCCAGTGAGAGAAAAAGAAGCTCTGACTTACTTTATCTACATGGTTAAGAATAATAAGAGTCGCTTTGACCAAAAACATGACCACAGCTAG